In Deinococcus sp. QL22, the following are encoded in one genomic region:
- a CDS encoding family 10 glycosylhydrolase → MPPFQSLRRAAALALSLAVVLPSIGGLAGASAAVPPTQPAPVPAAPAATTDAPKQPVPVAPEPGPSATSVAAPAGVGVRGLWIDAFGPGLKTSAQVRRMVDDAAKMGINTLFVQAIRRADCLCRRSSLPVITDADLQPGFDPLEAVIKLARPRGMRVIAWASVTGVANAAVPNSNPAHISRTHGPNMGAQSWYSRRPDGSYLEGSDAWLDAGIPAAADYMVAGVVSLVKNYAVDGIQLDRIRYPDGGVWGYDPKVMARFNAETGATGIPAAADPAWQDWKRDQVTALVRRTALEVKGVRSNLWVSAATITYLQPPRAGDLVSFRRTRTYNDVLQDWPTWMRDGLLDLNVLMNYKRDGIADQASWFDGWNAFAASMRPRADGGQAELAVGTALYLNSPAVIAAQAARAVNSGLGWVGYSYRTPNVDVYGSKATTAQGLEVIRALLTAPGAALNVPTRWTAGPPTTRGLLGRVTGTPILGNRVVEALQGGEVVARSLTDGNGYYGFAALKAGSTEIRVSGQRWVDTIPARGVVRLPNLLVRDLQPVPALPPAKTAPVVTPAQP, encoded by the coding sequence ATGCCCCCTTTCCAATCCCTGCGCCGCGCCGCCGCCCTTGCCCTCTCTCTGGCGGTGGTGCTGCCCAGTATTGGCGGCCTGGCGGGAGCATCTGCGGCAGTTCCCCCGACTCAGCCAGCGCCCGTGCCTGCTGCCCCTGCGGCCACCACAGACGCGCCCAAACAGCCTGTTCCGGTGGCCCCCGAACCCGGCCCAAGCGCAACCTCGGTGGCGGCCCCGGCGGGCGTCGGCGTGCGCGGCCTGTGGATAGACGCCTTCGGCCCCGGCCTGAAAACCTCGGCGCAGGTGCGGCGCATGGTGGACGACGCCGCCAAGATGGGCATCAATACGCTGTTCGTGCAGGCCATTCGCCGCGCCGATTGCCTGTGCCGCCGCTCCAGCCTGCCTGTTATTACCGACGCCGACCTGCAACCGGGCTTCGATCCTCTGGAAGCCGTGATCAAGCTTGCCAGGCCACGTGGAATGCGCGTGATCGCGTGGGCCAGCGTCACAGGCGTCGCCAACGCTGCCGTGCCCAACAGCAATCCGGCGCATATTTCGCGCACGCATGGGCCGAACATGGGGGCGCAGTCGTGGTATTCCCGCCGCCCAGACGGCAGTTATCTGGAAGGCAGCGACGCCTGGCTGGACGCGGGCATTCCTGCCGCCGCCGATTACATGGTGGCGGGCGTGGTCAGTTTGGTCAAAAACTACGCTGTAGACGGTATTCAGCTTGACCGAATCCGCTACCCCGACGGCGGCGTGTGGGGCTACGACCCCAAAGTCATGGCCCGTTTCAATGCCGAAACCGGGGCCACTGGTATCCCCGCTGCCGCCGATCCCGCGTGGCAGGACTGGAAGCGCGATCAGGTCACCGCCCTCGTGCGCCGCACCGCGCTGGAAGTGAAGGGCGTTCGCTCCAATTTGTGGGTCAGTGCGGCCACCATCACCTACTTGCAACCGCCGCGTGCGGGCGACCTCGTGTCGTTCCGGCGTACCCGCACCTACAACGATGTGCTGCAAGACTGGCCCACCTGGATGCGCGACGGTTTGCTTGACCTGAACGTCCTGATGAACTACAAGCGCGACGGCATTGCCGACCAGGCCTCCTGGTTTGACGGCTGGAATGCCTTTGCCGCCTCCATGCGCCCCCGTGCCGATGGTGGGCAGGCTGAACTGGCGGTGGGCACGGCGCTGTACCTCAATTCTCCAGCGGTCATTGCGGCACAGGCTGCCCGCGCCGTGAATTCAGGATTGGGCTGGGTGGGCTACTCCTACCGCACCCCCAACGTCGATGTGTACGGCAGCAAAGCCACCACCGCGCAGGGTTTAGAGGTGATCCGTGCCCTGTTGACCGCCCCCGGAGCCGCCCTAAACGTGCCGACCCGCTGGACGGCTGGCCCGCCCACCACACGCGGGTTGCTGGGCCGTGTCACGGGGACGCCCATCTTGGGAAACCGCGTGGTAGAAGCCCTGCAAGGCGGCGAAGTGGTGGCCCGCTCGCTCACTGACGGCAACGGCTACTACGGCTTTGCGGCCCTCAAAGCAGGCAGTACCGAAATCCGTGTGAGTGGGCAGCGCTGGGTGGATACCATTCCCGCACGTGGCGTGGTGCGCCTGCCCAACCTGCTGGTGCGCGATTTACAACCTGTTCCAGCGCTGCCGCCGGCGAAGACTGCACCAGTCGTGACGCCTGCTCAGCCCTGA
- a CDS encoding flavin reductase family protein: protein MTLPNAEADGGLTPFEFRQTLGRFASGVTVVTTLDGQQRRGMTASAFVSVSLAPPLILVSVDHRAHMHEVLGRPETTRFGVNLLSSTQRHLSDHFAGRPGPEESVPWFEHEGLPLIGGCIAQLVCRKHEVIVAGDHTLYLGFVEYARYTDDDPLVYFRGQYHELG from the coding sequence ATGACCCTTCCGAATGCAGAGGCCGACGGCGGCCTGACGCCCTTTGAATTCCGCCAGACGCTGGGGCGGTTTGCCAGTGGCGTCACCGTCGTGACCACATTAGACGGCCAGCAGCGCCGGGGCATGACGGCCAGCGCCTTTGTGTCGGTCAGCCTCGCGCCGCCGCTGATCCTGGTCAGTGTGGATCACCGCGCCCACATGCACGAGGTCTTGGGCCGCCCCGAAACCACCCGCTTCGGCGTGAACCTGCTCAGCAGCACGCAGCGCCATCTCTCCGACCACTTTGCCGGACGGCCCGGCCCCGAGGAAAGCGTGCCCTGGTTCGAGCATGAAGGCCTGCCCCTGATCGGCGGCTGTATTGCCCAGTTGGTGTGCCGCAAACATGAAGTCATCGTGGCGGGCGATCATACGTTGTACCTGGGATTCGTGGAATATGCCCGTTACACCGACGACGACCCCTTGGTGTACTTCCGGGGCCAGTACCACGAGTTGGGCTAA
- a CDS encoding DR2241 family protein, with protein MRSLVLIGHGSHLNGESAGAVYRYAELIRERGLFDEVVEGYWKEEPSLRQVLKTTASTDVTVIPMFISEGYFTETVIPREMGLGHQGPVPPEGVARVLGGKTVRYTLPYGVHSSMADVILERAREALPDLGEEGTPPTALVVLGHGTTRNENSNRVVYENAERLRHSGLFSEVEALFLDEDPKVGLWPERVRAPRVVVVPFFASEGWHTLETIPEDMGLTGAVTEFPDNPHGPQTVHYARPVGTHARIAEVILQLAEEARGTGGRGGDEDRLHAQAWAAFMTMARRGMRVGEVMITPQLGMFEVRHALDEGIPGGDLTTTVTPEGLRDQTRRDEGGHHRPVHTLRNLPRGWRAVLSEADLPRAMHALYPAIVEEGYAHQQHALRATPWATTARRQTGIYAKVQKATPEQVEHVAEDVCSGCLRTRLWASEQLPRTFFDGVPGAIPCAEACTYLVAEVREEVSGKRGSGSGHSH; from the coding sequence ATGCGTTCTCTCGTCCTAATCGGTCATGGTTCCCACCTCAACGGCGAGTCGGCGGGCGCGGTCTACCGGTACGCCGAGCTGATTCGCGAGCGCGGCCTCTTTGATGAAGTGGTGGAAGGGTACTGGAAAGAAGAACCCTCGCTGCGGCAAGTGCTAAAAACCACCGCCAGCACGGATGTCACCGTCATTCCCATGTTTATCAGCGAGGGGTATTTTACCGAAACGGTCATTCCCCGCGAAATGGGCCTGGGCCATCAGGGGCCAGTGCCGCCAGAAGGCGTGGCCCGCGTGCTGGGCGGCAAAACGGTGCGCTATACCCTGCCCTACGGCGTGCATTCCAGCATGGCCGACGTGATTCTGGAGCGGGCGCGGGAAGCCCTGCCCGATCTGGGAGAGGAAGGCACGCCGCCCACAGCTTTGGTGGTGCTGGGCCACGGCACGACCCGCAATGAAAACAGTAACCGCGTGGTGTACGAGAACGCCGAGCGGCTGCGCCATAGTGGGCTTTTTTCGGAGGTGGAAGCCCTGTTCCTCGATGAAGACCCCAAAGTCGGCTTGTGGCCGGAGCGGGTGCGTGCGCCGCGTGTGGTGGTCGTGCCCTTCTTTGCCTCCGAGGGCTGGCACACGCTGGAAACCATCCCCGAAGATATGGGCCTGACCGGGGCCGTGACCGAATTCCCAGACAACCCGCACGGCCCGCAAACCGTGCATTACGCCCGCCCGGTAGGAACCCACGCCCGGATTGCCGAGGTGATTTTGCAACTGGCCGAGGAAGCACGCGGTACGGGCGGGCGGGGCGGCGACGAAGACCGGCTGCACGCCCAGGCCTGGGCCGCCTTTATGACGATGGCGCGGCGTGGAATGCGCGTGGGCGAGGTGATGATTACGCCGCAACTGGGCATGTTCGAGGTCCGCCACGCGCTGGACGAGGGCATTCCCGGCGGTGACCTGACCACCACTGTGACGCCCGAAGGCCTGCGCGACCAGACCCGCCGCGACGAGGGCGGCCACCACCGCCCAGTGCATACCCTGCGTAATTTGCCGCGTGGCTGGCGGGCCGTCCTGAGTGAAGCCGACCTGCCCCGCGCCATGCACGCGCTGTATCCGGCTATTGTGGAAGAAGGCTACGCGCACCAGCAACACGCCCTGCGGGCCACGCCCTGGGCCACCACCGCCCGCCGCCAGACCGGGATTTACGCCAAGGTGCAAAAGGCCACGCCCGAACAGGTCGAACACGTAGCCGAGGACGTGTGCAGCGGTTGCCTCCGCACGCGCCTGTGGGCTTCCGAACAGTTGCCGCGCACCTTCTTTGACGGCGTACCGGGCGCCATTCCGTGCGCCGAAGCCTGCACCTATCTGGTGGCCGAAGTGCGCGAGGAAGTAAGCGGCAAGCGGGGGAGCGGGTCAGGGCATAGCCACTGA